From Anaerohalosphaera lusitana, one genomic window encodes:
- the rsmG gene encoding 16S rRNA (guanine(527)-N(7))-methyltransferase RsmG: protein MTTHKFQYTGLNEDQLTKFNQLADLLVDQNRVHNLTTITAAEDIYARHFVDSLAALELLDELKPEQSEPPRLLDIGSGAGFPALPLAIALPDWDITSLEATGKKVRFQEHARNSLNLTNFTARQGRAEILAREDTYRENFDVVTARALAELRVLAELTIPFVRVGGHFLAWKGPDPAEEVDSARQAIQLLGGRVRKFYDYQLAQNRKFTIVVIKKVTMTPAEYPREFKNIKKSPLGE from the coding sequence TTGACGACACACAAATTCCAATATACAGGCCTCAACGAGGACCAGCTCACCAAATTCAACCAACTCGCCGACCTGCTGGTGGATCAGAACCGAGTCCACAACCTCACGACCATCACAGCAGCAGAAGACATATACGCTCGGCATTTTGTGGACTCACTCGCGGCCCTGGAACTGCTCGACGAGCTCAAACCCGAACAATCCGAACCGCCCCGCCTGCTCGATATCGGCTCGGGCGCGGGCTTTCCCGCCCTGCCCCTGGCGATCGCCCTGCCGGACTGGGACATTACCAGCCTCGAAGCGACCGGCAAAAAGGTGCGATTCCAGGAACATGCCCGAAATTCACTAAATCTGACCAATTTCACCGCCCGACAGGGCCGAGCCGAGATCCTCGCTCGCGAAGACACCTACCGCGAAAATTTCGACGTCGTAACCGCACGCGCACTCGCGGAACTGCGGGTACTGGCGGAACTGACGATCCCGTTTGTCCGGGTAGGCGGCCATTTCCTCGCATGGAAAGGCCCTGACCCGGCCGAAGAAGTCGATTCCGCACGCCAGGCCATCCAACTGCTAGGCGGCAGGGTCAGAAAATTTTACGATTACCAGCTAGCCCAAAACCGCAAATTCACCATCGTCGTCATCAAAAAAGTCACCATGACGCCCGCAGAATACCCCCGCGAATTCAAAAACATCAAGAAAAGCCCGCTGGGAGAATAA
- the argB gene encoding acetylglutamate kinase, with protein MKEAIKKAKALIEAMEYIQEFRGKIVVIKLGGSILDDLELQKKLLKDVVFMATVGMHPVLVHGGGKAITRAMQEAGLAPTWVHGRRYTDERTLAIAEHTLVHKVNAGIAQTLREIGADAMGLHSLSSCVLFAKPLKLTGDNGRKLDVGMVGTIEDVNADLLKTLCESGTIPVIAPVAMNRMGTKLNVNADSAAGEVAAALKAEKLVVLSDTHGIFKDIDDPSSQISSATEQEVEAMVEDGIISAGMLPKVESCFTALKGGAGKAHIIDGRIEHSLLLEIYTEKGIGTQITR; from the coding sequence ATGAAAGAAGCCATCAAAAAAGCTAAAGCCCTCATCGAAGCCATGGAATACATTCAGGAATTCCGCGGCAAGATAGTCGTCATCAAGCTCGGCGGCAGCATACTCGACGACCTCGAACTCCAGAAAAAGCTCCTCAAAGACGTCGTTTTCATGGCCACAGTCGGCATGCACCCGGTCCTGGTCCACGGCGGGGGCAAGGCCATCACGCGAGCAATGCAGGAAGCGGGCCTGGCACCAACATGGGTACACGGCCGACGCTACACCGACGAACGCACCCTCGCGATCGCCGAACACACCCTCGTCCACAAAGTCAACGCGGGCATCGCTCAGACTTTACGCGAAATCGGCGCCGACGCAATGGGCCTGCACTCGCTCAGCAGTTGCGTACTCTTCGCCAAGCCGCTCAAGCTCACAGGCGACAACGGCCGCAAACTCGACGTCGGCATGGTAGGCACCATCGAAGACGTCAACGCCGATCTGCTCAAAACGCTCTGCGAGTCCGGCACGATCCCCGTGATCGCCCCGGTCGCAATGAACCGCATGGGCACAAAGCTCAACGTAAACGCCGACAGCGCTGCAGGCGAAGTCGCAGCCGCTCTAAAGGCCGAGAAACTGGTCGTACTCAGCGACACGCACGGCATATTCAAGGACATCGACGACCCGTCCAGCCAGATATCCAGCGCCACCGAACAGGAGGTCGAGGCGATGGTCGAAGACGGCATAATTTCCGCAGGGATGCTTCCCAAGGTCGAAAGCTGCTTTACTGCACTTAAAGGAGGCGCCGGCAAGGCACACATCATCGACGGCAGAATCGAACACTCTCTGCTGCTCGAGATCTACACCGAAAAAGGCATCGGCACCCAGATCACCAGATAG
- a CDS encoding aspartate aminotransferase family protein encodes MTTQETIQLFDKYVIANYGRLPRVIVKGEGNYLFDADGNKILDMFPGWAVSGIGHCHPRVVEAIRKQAGELLHIDNTFYNEKQGILASMLSERGFGGKCFFCNSGAEANEAAMKLARKYTAEGKYKFITTEGSFHGRTYATVTATAQPKYHEGFLPMLPGFEYVPFNDVEALQRAFSDEVAAVMVEPIQGEGGINVATPEFMHTIRELCDAHGAAMILDEVQTGMGRTGKWFGYQHFDVEPDIISMAKALGGGMAIGGIMAKPEVAKALVPGTHASTFGGNPIACAAGIAVIEAIEQDNLLQNAVQMGEYAIEKIEALKQKHEIIDHVRSKGLMIGIQLTGPGAAIVDKCLEKGLRINCTQQTVLRFMPSMTVTRDQLDTALEILDTVLTEGSEE; translated from the coding sequence ATGACAACACAAGAAACAATTCAACTGTTCGATAAGTACGTTATCGCCAACTACGGCCGACTCCCGCGAGTCATCGTAAAGGGCGAGGGCAACTACCTCTTCGACGCCGACGGCAACAAGATCCTCGACATGTTCCCAGGCTGGGCGGTCAGCGGCATAGGCCACTGCCATCCCCGCGTCGTCGAGGCGATCCGGAAACAGGCCGGCGAGCTGCTGCACATCGACAACACGTTCTACAACGAAAAACAGGGCATCCTCGCGAGCATGCTCAGCGAACGCGGTTTCGGCGGTAAGTGCTTCTTCTGCAACAGCGGAGCCGAGGCAAACGAAGCAGCCATGAAGCTGGCACGCAAATACACAGCCGAGGGCAAATACAAGTTCATCACCACCGAAGGCAGCTTCCACGGCCGAACATACGCCACCGTCACCGCAACTGCCCAGCCCAAATACCACGAAGGCTTCCTGCCCATGCTCCCCGGCTTCGAATACGTCCCGTTCAACGACGTCGAAGCCCTGCAGCGTGCGTTCTCGGACGAGGTCGCAGCCGTAATGGTCGAACCGATCCAGGGCGAAGGCGGCATAAACGTCGCGACCCCCGAATTCATGCACACCATCCGCGAGCTTTGTGACGCTCACGGCGCAGCGATGATCCTCGACGAAGTACAGACGGGAATGGGACGCACCGGCAAATGGTTCGGCTACCAGCATTTCGACGTTGAGCCGGACATCATATCCATGGCCAAGGCACTCGGCGGCGGCATGGCGATCGGCGGCATCATGGCAAAACCCGAAGTCGCAAAGGCACTCGTGCCCGGCACGCACGCAAGCACGTTCGGCGGAAACCCGATCGCCTGTGCAGCGGGCATCGCCGTGATCGAGGCTATCGAGCAGGACAACCTGCTGCAAAACGCCGTACAGATGGGCGAATATGCAATCGAGAAGATCGAAGCACTCAAACAGAAGCACGAGATCATCGACCATGTACGAAGCAAGGGACTCATGATAGGCATCCAGCTTACCGGCCCCGGCGCCGCGATAGTGGACAAGTGCCTTGAAAAGGGCCTGCGGATCAACTGCACCCAGCAGACGGTCCTGCGATTCATGCCCAGCATGACAGTGACCCGCGATCAGCTCGACACCGCCCTCGAAATCCTCGATACGGTTCTAACCGAAGGGAGCGAAGAATAA
- the argF gene encoding ornithine carbamoyltransferase yields MKDFIAIGDCTADELRELLHLSVQGKQIDKLGGRDKSLPGKTLAMIFEKASLRTRMSFQIAMTDLGGHAVYLKPEDVGIIGDREPAKDMARVLARYVHGIMARTYKHETLIELAKYADVPVINALSDWSHPCQAMADILTMYEHCGDLEGRKIAYIGDGNNVARSLAFACAKFKIKIAIASPRGYELDQRSLDMCNDLMPETAVQLNDGFEAAKDADIIYTDTWVSMGQENEKAERVDDFKKGNFQVNSELLSYAPPRAKVMHCLPAYRGMEITDEVAESDRSVIFDQAENRLHFQRALLKKLLFQNPKAKRR; encoded by the coding sequence ATGAAAGATTTTATTGCAATTGGCGACTGTACCGCAGACGAGCTGCGTGAACTGCTCCATCTCAGCGTACAGGGCAAGCAGATAGACAAACTGGGCGGCCGGGACAAGAGCCTGCCCGGAAAAACTCTGGCGATGATCTTCGAAAAAGCCTCGCTGCGTACCCGGATGAGCTTCCAGATCGCGATGACCGATCTGGGCGGCCATGCGGTATACCTAAAGCCCGAGGACGTGGGCATAATCGGCGACCGCGAACCGGCCAAGGACATGGCACGCGTACTTGCACGATACGTCCACGGCATCATGGCGCGGACCTACAAACACGAAACGCTGATCGAGCTCGCAAAATACGCCGACGTGCCCGTGATCAACGCACTGAGCGACTGGTCGCACCCCTGCCAGGCGATGGCGGACATCCTGACCATGTACGAGCACTGCGGGGACCTCGAAGGCCGAAAGATCGCATACATCGGCGACGGCAACAACGTCGCGCGTTCACTCGCCTTCGCATGTGCGAAATTCAAGATCAAGATCGCGATCGCCTCGCCTCGCGGTTACGAGCTGGACCAGAGGTCCCTCGACATGTGCAACGACCTGATGCCCGAAACCGCCGTACAGCTCAATGACGGATTCGAAGCGGCAAAGGACGCAGACATCATATACACCGACACCTGGGTCAGCATGGGCCAGGAAAACGAAAAGGCAGAACGGGTGGACGATTTCAAAAAGGGCAATTTCCAGGTCAATTCCGAACTGCTAAGCTACGCCCCGCCGCGTGCGAAGGTGATGCACTGTCTGCCCGCTTACCGCGGCATGGAAATAACCGACGAAGTTGCGGAATCGGACCGCTCGGTCATTTTCGACCAGGCCGAAAACAGGCTCCACTTCCAAAGGGCTTTACTGAAAAAACTCCTGTTCCAGAATCCTAAGGCAAAGCGAAGATAA
- a CDS encoding XTP/dITP diphosphatase: MSRRILVASTNPGKMRELSALLDLDIEWLTLKDFPDVPEVVEDGKTFEENSRKKALGYANATGEWTIADDSGLAVDALDGAPGIHSARFSGPKDPAEQRSLIDHRNIAKVLELMKDVPESERTARFVCCICLAAPGRVLVETRGTMEGIITKKEIGTGGFGYDPIMFIPEKNKTAAELSADEKNELSHRGEAIKKLKPSLQDILRTNA; the protein is encoded by the coding sequence ATGAGCAGAAGGATCCTAGTTGCAAGCACTAACCCGGGCAAAATGCGCGAGCTGTCCGCCCTGCTGGACCTCGACATCGAGTGGCTGACGCTCAAAGATTTCCCGGACGTACCGGAGGTCGTAGAGGACGGCAAGACGTTCGAAGAGAACTCACGCAAAAAGGCCCTGGGATATGCAAACGCAACCGGCGAGTGGACAATTGCGGACGACTCGGGCCTTGCCGTCGATGCTCTGGACGGTGCGCCCGGCATACACTCCGCCAGGTTCTCGGGCCCGAAGGACCCTGCCGAACAGCGGTCACTGATCGACCACCGCAATATCGCCAAGGTCCTCGAGCTGATGAAAGATGTGCCCGAATCCGAACGAACCGCAAGATTCGTCTGCTGCATCTGTCTTGCCGCACCGGGCAGGGTGCTTGTCGAGACACGCGGCACAATGGAAGGTATCATTACAAAAAAAGAGATCGGAACCGGTGGTTTCGGCTACGATCCCATTATGTTCATCCCCGAAAAGAATAAAACCGCTGCCGAACTAAGCGCAGACGAGAAGAACGAGTTATCCCATCGCGGCGAAGCGATCAAAAAGCTCAAGCCCTCACTTCAGGACATTCTCCGCACCAATGCCTAA
- a CDS encoding aminoacyl-tRNA deacylase, protein MKVIDYLDEQATNYEIKEHRTAYTAQQVAQEEHVHGDNVAKSVIVRADGRHYLCVLPACYKIDWNVLKSMLGENEVTLASEAELADIFPDCQIGAEPPFGSFYGVPTIMDDRLEKCEYIVFQAGTHERAVRMNMKDYLRIETPRIFAFSYHV, encoded by the coding sequence ATGAAGGTAATAGACTATTTAGACGAGCAGGCCACTAATTACGAGATCAAGGAGCATCGGACGGCTTATACCGCTCAGCAGGTTGCTCAGGAAGAGCATGTTCACGGCGACAATGTTGCCAAGTCGGTGATCGTGAGGGCCGACGGCAGGCATTATTTGTGTGTTCTTCCTGCATGTTACAAGATCGACTGGAACGTGCTGAAGAGTATGCTGGGTGAGAACGAAGTAACTCTCGCCAGCGAGGCTGAGCTGGCCGACATCTTCCCGGACTGTCAGATAGGAGCTGAGCCGCCTTTTGGGAGTTTTTACGGCGTTCCTACGATCATGGATGACAGGCTTGAAAAATGTGAGTACATCGTCTTCCAGGCAGGGACCCATGAGCGGGCGGTAAGGATGAACATGAAGGATTATCTGCGGATCGAGACACCGCGGATATTCGCTTTCAGCTATCATGTCTGA